Genomic segment of Polycladomyces abyssicola:
AAGCTACCTTGGATCAAGCGACGCAAAAAGTACGGCAAAAACTGGCCACCGTTAAAGGATTAAGCGTTGACGGAAAAATTGACATGTCAGGCGGAACACCAAAATATACCGTAACCCTAAACCCAACCAAGATCCAACAAGCTGGTGTAGATCTGGGGGAAGTGGAAAGTCTCCTTGCCAAATATACCTCGCAGGTGAAGGACTTTGATGTGATGCAGGGAGGCAAGACGATTCCGGTTGATATCTACCTCGATCAATTGAGTGACCAATCGCATCATGTTGACAGCACCAGTTTTGAAGTCCCTGCTGAAGTCATGTCGATGCTGGCAAAAGAGACGCTCACCGGAAAAAACGGTCAATCTTATCGTTTTGATCAATTGGCAACAATTAGTCCTAACCATGCCCCATCCTCGATCCAAGAGCGGGATGGAGAGCCATTTGCTACCGTGACGGCGCAAATCACTGCAAATGACATCGGCAAGGTTTCGGATGAAGCGGAGCAAGTGATTCACAGCCTCTCACTGCCAAAAGGGGTTACTTATTCTTTTGGCGGTATTACACAACAAGTAAAACAAATGATTGTGGATATGGCGATGGCATTGACCTTCTCTGTTCTGTTGGTATTGCTCATTATCAGCGCAGTCTTTAAGGGGTGGAAAGCGCCGTTGGCTGTTCTTTTAAGCATTCCACTAGCCTTAAGCGGTGTGGTTCTGTTCTTAATTTTGTTTGGTGGGGAATGGAACTTAGCTGCGCTGATTGGGGTGCTGATGTTGACAGGGATCGTTGTGACCAATGGAATAGTGATGATCGATAAAATTGAACGTAATCGCATGAATGGCATGGAGTTACGGGAAGCAATTATCGCCGGCAGTCTGTCGCGGGTACGTCCGATTTTGATGACGGCAGGAACAACCATTTTAACGTTAATTCCTCTAGCTTTATCCCATGACACAGATACGGTGATTTCACAAACGTTAGGGGTAGTAGTCATCGGTGGGATGATTACTTCTACCCTCAACAGCTTTATGTTAATCCCCATCATTTACGAATCACTCCAAGGGAAAAAAGCAAAATACATGAACACAACGGAAGCTATTTAAGTTAATTGAACAAAACCCTACATTCATCTGCTTACGCAGAATGAATGTAGGGTTTTTTCCATTATGTGAAATATTTACAATAAATTTATTTTGGTTTGAAATGAACTTTGTTTTTCTACATAAAGTCCTTTACTAACAAATGAAATATCATCTCGAATATGGCAAGGGGGGATTACCCTTGGATTATCAACTTTTCCAATGGATTAACCATTATGCAGGTCACCATCCTTGGTGGGACCATATCTTTGAGGGTTTGACTACTTTTGGTCCCTATTTATATATGGCCATTCTCGTCATCTTCGCTTTACGTTCATCTACCAGACTTGCTGCCATATATGGATTTGTAACGGCATCTTTGGCGATCGGAATGAATTTTTTAATCAGTTTGGTATATTATCGTCCGCGTCCGTTTATCTCTCATCATGTGCATTTGTTATTACCACATCCGGCGGATTCTTCATTCCCTAGTGATCATACCACCGGAGCGGTAGCGATTGCTGTTGCTCTTTGGAATCACAATAGGAAGCTGGGGATCCCGCTTTTTATCCTTGCTTTACTAATAGGTCTCTCTCGTATTTATGTGGGACATCATTATCCAACAGATGTATTAGCAGGGATTCTTGTTGGAACCCTTTCTGCATTATTAGTCATGAAGCACGGGGAGAAGATATTGACAAAATTACCATATGTTCAAGTAAGAAAAGACCGTAAGATGGAGGATTCTTGAGAATCCTCCTCAAGAATCCTTTCTTATCAAAGACAACTCCATTCCAGGTATACAAAAGATTGAATATGAAAAAAATGTAGGAGGAATTTGTATTTACCCGAATGATCTTCTTAACATACTGATGCACATCGTTTTGGGAGTGAGGCAGGAGTGGGTATAGTGTGGATCAAGAGCTATACGATCTGATTACAAGGGCAAAACAAGGGGATAAAAGAGCATTTGAATCCCTTGTTAATCGGTATAAAAGAAATGTATACTATCAAGCTTATGGTATGCTGAATGATGTGATGGAAGCTGAAGATGTTCTGCAAGAAGCATTTATCAAAGCATATTTCTCCTTGAAAGAACTGGACAGCATCTACGCTTTTACTTCATGGTTAAGCCGCATTGTGTATCATTTATGTTATGACCGTTTGCAAAAACGAAAGAAAGTGAAAACCATTGTTATAGACTGGTTGGACAAAAGAAACAAACAACCCATTGATTCCGACAGTCTCATTGAACAAAAACAATTGCAGATTGATTTGCACCAGGCTATGCAATCTTTATCTTCAGAACACCGTGCTGTTCTTTTACTTAGAGAAATCCAAGGTTTGTCCTATAAAGAAATTGCGAAGATCATGAGGGTTCCTGAGGGGACAGTAAAATCAAGGATACATGCAGCCCGCTTAGCCTTACGGAATGCACTGAAAAAGAGAGGTGATCAGGATGGAGCATATTGATCATTTGCTTTCCGCCTATATAGATAATGAATTATCCGAGCATAAAAGAACAGAAGTGGAGAGGCATTTACAAGCGTGTCCATACTGCATGAAGTTGTATGAAGATCTTGCTTCGATGAGCCATCAACTCGTTACTGCTTATGAGAATCTCTCCCTACCTGATCATCTGACCGACAAGGTGATGGATGCAATATACGAAAAGGAAGCTGAATATAAAGCAGAAACATTTCCACCACTTTTTTCTTATACCACATTGCGTTGGGGTGCATTAAGTAGCATTTTTCTTTTACTTTTCTTAAATGGTTTTCTCATCTTTGTAGTTGGTACCATTTTCTCCTTTACCCCAATTAGTATCTTATTACATCTGTTTCACGGGCTTCTGACAGTTATCATGGCCATACCTTATCTTAGTACAGTCATGTGCGTTGTTTCCATCATTCTGATAGGAATTTCTCTTTGGTCGTTACGTCGTTTGTTGAACGGTAAAAGGGTGGAATTTGTATGATGAAACAAAGATTTCTATTCATATATAGCATAATGCTTATCTTTCTTTGTTTTGTTATGTTCAGCGCACCGGTTTACGCTGCCGATCACAGCATCGTTTTCTCTTTATCAGATGATAAAACGATGTTTTCTCACCAAACTGTCGACATCCCCGAGCATAAAACGATTGATCATGTAGTCGAAATCGGAGGGGATGTTAATCTGGCAGGATCCGTACACGAGATTATTGTGATTGGTGGAGATCTCCATATTAAAAAAACAGCACATGTTCGAGACCTTGTATTTGTGATTGGCGGATCCGTTACACAAGAACCTGGAGCCAAAGTAACGGACGAAATAATAAGTTTTGCTTTCGACCATCAAATCGCTAACAGCATACTGATCGCTGGGACTTTCTTATTGGGCTTGTGGTTCTTTCAAATATCGATCACTTTATTGCTATTCGTGCTTCCAATAGGTACAGCGATTTTGGCTAAACATCGAATCGATCCGTTTATGACCCGTATTCGCTTTGAGTTAAAACGGATGATACTGATCGGCATCGTCACAAGTATAATGCTCATTGCGATTGCC
This window contains:
- a CDS encoding undecaprenyl-diphosphatase; amino-acid sequence: MDYQLFQWINHYAGHHPWWDHIFEGLTTFGPYLYMAILVIFALRSSTRLAAIYGFVTASLAIGMNFLISLVYYRPRPFISHHVHLLLPHPADSSFPSDHTTGAVAIAVALWNHNRKLGIPLFILALLIGLSRIYVGHHYPTDVLAGILVGTLSALLVMKHGEKILTKLPYVQVRKDRKMEDS
- a CDS encoding RNA polymerase sigma factor, whose translation is MDQELYDLITRAKQGDKRAFESLVNRYKRNVYYQAYGMLNDVMEAEDVLQEAFIKAYFSLKELDSIYAFTSWLSRIVYHLCYDRLQKRKKVKTIVIDWLDKRNKQPIDSDSLIEQKQLQIDLHQAMQSLSSEHRAVLLLREIQGLSYKEIAKIMRVPEGTVKSRIHAARLALRNALKKRGDQDGAY
- a CDS encoding anti-sigma factor family protein, producing the protein MEHIDHLLSAYIDNELSEHKRTEVERHLQACPYCMKLYEDLASMSHQLVTAYENLSLPDHLTDKVMDAIYEKEAEYKAETFPPLFSYTTLRWGALSSIFLLLFLNGFLIFVVGTIFSFTPISILLHLFHGLLTVIMAIPYLSTVMCVVSIILIGISLWSLRRLLNGKRVEFV